In Alkalihalobacillus sp. AL-G, the genomic stretch GTTATGATCGCAATGGCGATGGTCTGTAACCCAGAAGTATTGATTGCAGACGAGCCTACAACGGCTCTTGACGTTACGATACAAGCACAAATTTTAGACTTGATGAAACGTTTGAACGAAGAAACACAAACATCGATCATCATGATCACCCATGACCTTGGTGTCGTCTCAGAAATGTGTGAGCGAATCATTGTCATGTACGCCGGTAAGGTCGTCGAAGAGGCGACTGTTGAAACGATTTTCAAGAACCCGAAACATCCATACACGGTTGGCCTCATTCAATCCGTACCTGATATGAGACAGAAAAAGGATCGATTGTACTCGATACCCGGGACAGTTCCAAAGCCTGGATCGATCAAGCAAGGCTGTCAATTCGCACCACGCTGTGAACATGCTTTTGACCGTTGTTTTACTGAGACACCAACATTGCAGGAAACAGAAAATGGAAGCCGGGTTCGCTGCTGGCTCCATCACAGCTAGGAAGGGGGTCCAAGGATGTCACAGCCATTATTAACAGTAAAAGATCTTAAAAAGCACTTCCCGATCACTGGCGGGGTGCTCGGTAAACAAATTGGACAAGTCAAAGCGGTTGATGGCGTTTCCTTCTTTATCCGAGAAGGGGAAACTCTTGGGTTAGTCGGCGAGAGTGGTTGTGGTAAATCGACTACAGGCCGAATGCTACTTAGGTTAATTGAACCAACCGAAGGCGAGGTGGTCTTTAACGGCAAAACGATCACGGGTTTATCTGGATCTGAAATGAGAAAGATGCGTCGAGATATTCAAATGGTGTTTCAGGACCCTTACGCTTCACTAAATCCGAGGCACACCGTTGAAAAAATTCTTGAGGAACCGATGATTGTACACGGAATTGAGAAGGATGCCAAAAAGCGAAAGCAAAAGGTACGAGAGCTTCTTGAAACCGTCGGATTAAGCAGCTACCATGCAAAGCGCTACCCACATCAGTTTAGCGGAGGCCAGCGTCAGAGGATCGGTATTGCACGAGCACTAGCTGTAAAACCGAAGCTGATTGTTGCTGATGAGCCTGTATCCGCACTTGATGTATCAGTCCAGGCACAAGTACTGAACCTGTTACAGGATTTACAGAAAGAGTTCGATTTGACCTTTCTCTTTATTGCCCACGACCTTGGTGTAGTCCGTCACATCAGTGATCGTGTTGGAGTCATGTACTTAGGTAAAATGGTCGAGCTCGCAAACAGTGAAAAGCTGTATGAAAAACCGTTGCATCCTTACACAAAGGCACTGTTATCAGCGGTTCCAATTCCAGATGTGGAGCATAAGAAGGACCGTACCGTGCTGGAGGGGGATGTGCCAAGCCCGTCCAACCCGCCAAAAGGATGCCCATTCCACACCCGGTGTCCAGAAGCAATGGATGTTTGTAGACAAGTAGTACCTAAGTTTCAAGAGGTAGAACAAGATCACTATGTAGCTTGTCATCTTTTCGAGGATAACAAGTCTATATAAAGGAAGTTCAAAAAGTTTTTTGAACTTCTGTAAAAAAGTATTGAACAAGAATAAAACAATCAATAGGGGGAGTAAAAATGAAAAAAGGATTTCTTTGGGCATTAGCCTTAATTATGATGTTGTCAGTAGCACTTGCTGGCTGTAACTCCGAATCCGGCGATGGTGGCGGAGACGGAGAAGAAGATGGAAATGAAGAGCAAGTATTGATTTTTGGTCGAGGTGGCGACTCTGTAGCTCTTGACCCTGCTATCGTAACCGATGGTGAATCTTTTAAAGTCATCAAAAATATTTACGACACGTTAGTCGAATACGGTGAACAGGATACAAGCATCAATCCGAGTCTAGCAACTGAATGGAAGGTATCCGACGATGGGTTGACGTATACATTCACATTACGTGAAGGCGTCAAGTTCCATAACGGTGATCCATTTAATGCGGATGCAGTTGTGAAAAACTTCGAACGCTGGATGACAAGCGGCGACGCTGGTAAATTCGCTTACTATGCATCAATGTTTGGTGGATTTAAAGGCGATGAAGGTCACGTAATCAAGAGTGTTGAAGCGAAGGACGAACACACAGTTGTATTCACACTGAACCGTCCTCAAGCACCATTCCTAAAGAACCTAGCAATGACACCTTTCTCAATTGGTGCTCCTAGTGAGTTTGAAAATCTCGCAACAGAGCCAGTTGGTACTGGACCATTCGTTTTCGAAGATTGGAAGCGTAAGGACCGAATTACGATCGTTAAGAATGAAGATTACTGGAAAGAAGGACTTCCAAAGCTTGATAAAGTTATTTTCCGTGCAATTCCTGATAACTCGAACCGTTTGAACGCACTTAAAGCGGGTGAAATTCACCTTATGGATGGAGTTGAACCGAATGATGTAGCTGAGATCGAAAAGGTTGATGAGCTGCAAACATTCTTCCGTCCTTCGATGAACGTTGGTTACCTTGGATTCAACACTGAAAAAGAACCGTTTACGAATAAGAAGGTTCGCCAAGCATTGAACCATGCTGTTGATAAGGAAGCACTTATCAAGGCGTTCTACGCTGGACAGGCAGTACCTGCGAAGAATGCAATGCCTCCAGTAATTGCTGGATACAATGATGAAGTTGAAGCATATGAGTTCGATCTTGAAAAAGCTAAAGCACTTCTTGCTGAAGCAGGATATCCTGATGGATTCAAGACACAGCTTTGGGCAATGCCTGTACCACGTCCATACATGCCTAACGGAAAGAAAATCGCTGAAGCAATCGCCTCAAACTTTGCAAAAATTGGTGTGGAAGCAGAAATTGTAACGTATGAATGGGCAACGTATCTTGAAAAAGCACAAGCAGGTGAAGCGCCGATGTTCCTATTAGGTTGGACTGGGGACAATGGTGACGCAGATAACTTCCTATACACGTTGCTAGATAAAGATACAATCGATTCAAATAACTACGCTCGTTTCGCAAATGACGAGTTGCACGATATTTTAATTGAAGCACAATCTACTCCAGATGAAGCAAAACGAGCTGAACTTTATAAGGAAGCACAAGTAATCATCCATGAAGAAGCACCTTGGGTTCCACTTGTTCACTCAGAACCAGCACTTGCAGGTCTCGCTAATGTTAAAGGATTCAAACCGCACCCAACAGGATCTGATAAATTAACAAACGTTTATTTCGAGTAAAGGTAATGGGGGAGGGTGAAGCCCTCCCCCATTCTTTTTTTCACATTAAGAAAGTGAAAAAATACTTTCTATAGTATAAGCGCAACTAGGGCGATCGCCTACGCAAGGCTTGGCGGCTAGCCAAGTTTTCCTTACAGTAAAAGTGTACAACCATAAAACATCAGTTTATCAAGTATGGATAGACAGCGATTTCTAATCAGGTTGTACAGCTTGGCTTATTTCAATAAGCAGCTAGATATGTCCTGATATATAAGCCAGTTCCTCAAGAGGTGATAAAAGAATGTTTTCATATACGATTCGAAGATTGCTTATGTTAATTCCAGTATTATTTGGAATGACGCTTATTGTTTTTTTACTTATCCGTGCTATTCCTGGGGATCCTGCTCAGGTGATTTTGGGCCAACAGGCTACTGAAAAGGCTGTTGCTGCATTGCGAGATAGCCTTGGGCTGGATGAACCGTGGTATATTCAATATTTCTTATACTTAGGTGACCTATTCACAGGTAACTTAGGTGAATCGATTCGAACAGATGCTCCGATCAATGAAGAAATTTGGCCTTATTTTGCAGCAACATTAGAATTATCTCTATTTGCGATGATCATTGCCATATTTGTTGGTGTAAACGCGGGGATTATCAGTGCATGGTTCCAAAACTCGTGGTTTGACTATGCTGCAATGCTTATGGCCTTGATCGGTATTTCAATGCCAATTTTCTGGTTAGGTTTGATGGAGCAATGGGCCCTAGCAGTAGAATTTAATATTTTCCCAACATCAGGCCGTGAAAGCATTTTGAATCCAGTCGAACCGATTACTCATCTATTTGTTATTGATACGATCATGCAAGGGCGCTTTGATCAACTTGCAATTGTTTTGAAACATTTAGTCTTGCCTGGTGTTGCTTTAGCAACGATTCCGATGGCGATCATTGCACGCATGACCCGTTCGAGCATGCTTGAGGTTATGCGTTCAGACTATATCCGAACGGCAAGAGCGAAGGGCTTAAGAATGTTTTGGGTTGTTTATAAACACTCATTGAAAAATGCATTTGTTCCTGTACTCACAGTAATCGGTCTACAGATGGGCCTTTTATTAGGTGGAGCAATCCTTACTGAAACAATTTTCAGTTGGCCAGGAATAGGTCGATATATCTACGATGCAATTGGTTTCCGTGACTATCCAGTCATCCAATCTGGAATCCTCGTTGTCGCATTTGTTTTTGTAATGATTAACTTGTTGGTCGACCTCTTATATGCAGCTATCGATCCAAGAATTAAATATCAATAGGAGGAGAAAAAGATTATGGCGGAACTAGCACGAAATGAAAACCCATTACAGCCAACACAACAAGATGAAAAACCAGCTTCTCCGTGGAGAGATGCTTGGAGGAGCTTCCGTAAAAACAAGCTTGCGTTGATCGGATTGGGTATTGTCGTTTTTTTCATCATTCTGGCAGTCTTTGCACCACTTATCGCACCTGAGGGAATCGATGATCAAAAGATTTCATCGGATAATTATGCGAAACTCGAAGCACCTTCTGGGGAATATTGGTTTGGGACAGACGACTTTGGTAGAGACATTTTAAGTCGAGTCATTTATGGTGCCCGTATTTCATTGACAGTTGGATTCTTTGCCGTAATGGGATCCGTGATTGTCGGGTCGATTCTTGGAATTGTCGCTGGCTATTATGGTCGGTGGGTGGATACGATCATCTCAAGAATCTTTGATATCATGCTCGCATTCCCGAGTATTTTGCTTGCGATTGCGATTGTTGCGGTACTAGGGCCTTCTCTTAAAAATGCCCTGATTGCAATAGCGATCATTAATGTTCCGAACTTTGGACGACTCGTCCGTTCGAGGGTGTTAAGCATTAAGGAAGAGGAATATATTATGGCTGCGAAGGCCGTTGGAATGAAGGATAAAAGAATTCTGTTCCAGCACATCCTTCCGAATAGCTTTGCACCGATTATCGTTCAAGGGACACTCGCGATTGCAACGGCGATCATTGAAACCGCTGCACTAGGATTTCTTGGGCTCGGTGCAAAAGCTCCATCTCCAGAGTGGGGCACAATGCTTGCGGATTCAAAGTCATTTATTACAGATGCACCATGGACGATGATTTTTCCGGGTCTTGCGATCATGCTGACTGTGCTTGGGTTTAACCTGATGGGTGACGGACTACGTGACGCATTGGATCCGAAAATGAAAAATTAAATTCATTTAAAAAAGGGGTGTCCTTAAGCCTTTGCTGGCTGCGGGACATCCCTTTTGTTTTATTCAATTAGATTGTAAAGCGATCAAACGGGGTTTATTCAGGCCTTTTTTACTCTGCGTGATCCATATATTGAATTTCATGGATGAATTAAGCAAAAACGAATACGGCCCTCGATTTATTTGTTGAACTAGTCAAATATGGTTCATCAAAGCCCTTCAATATGAGAACCTGAGCGAAGTAATGCTCCACTCAGGTTCTATTTAATCATCCTTAGAATAGGTATCCGTAATTTTAACTTCATTATCAGTTGTATGGTACGTGTGAAAGCTTTCAATAAGTTTATCAAGGTGAATGAGAAGATTATTATAATCAATTATAAGTCCGATAAGCGGGAAAACACTCATCCACTGCTCGCGATCCACTTGCTGGCTATCATATAGCTCCATGAAATATTCCGTCAGTTCCTGTTCATCCTCATCCAATTGATTCATGATTTCCTCAGGAGATTGGTAACGAACCTTACCGATATACTTCAATAAGATGCGTTGATGGTAATTAGTTAGATGATCCAATTGATCTTGAATCCGCTTCTGTATCGTTTCAGGCATTTGATAGATTTTATGATCATGTTGGTCAAGGCTTTTTAAAATCGCAGCAGCCTTATTCGTGGTCGATATCATTTGCCTGAATAGGACGAGCTTTCTACTTTTCGTGTATTCGGATCGTTTCATATAATACCGTTCTTCTTTATACATAAGATAGTAATTGTCGGCCTTGATCATGTTTTCATTGATTTTAGCGAGATCCTCTTTAAGGATTTTTCGTTCAGCATCGTTCCGGGTTGCAAGTCGGATCCATTGTGCGATGTGTTCCGTATTTTTTACATTTTTATGATAGAGTCGGGTCTCATATTTAGGTGGTAAAAAGGCAAGGTTCACAAGGAATGAACAAACTACTCCGATCATAATGACAGAAAAACGTTCGATCGCAAACGTGACGTAATGATCGCCGGGGTTGACCATTAGCACGATAACAGTCACAATCGCTAACGGTATTGTTTTATCGATCTTCAGCTTGATGTTGATAGCGATGACGAGGACAGCTACAAGACCGATGACGATCGGTTGGTTTCCAAGTGTCATCACCGCAATTATCGCAAATACAGCTCCGATTACGTTAGCCTGGACCTGATCGATAATCGTTTGATAGGAACGGTAAATCGTAGGTTGAATGGCAAACATTGCAGCAATCGCAGCGAACGAGATCGATTCTAAATTCAGCCACATGCTGATATACAGTGACAACGCAATCGCGACACCTGTTTTAAAGATTCGTGCACCTAGTTTCATAAAATGATAAAATCCTTTCAAACAAGAATTATGATGAAAGGTACTATACACCGAATTGTCAATTAAAGCAAGATGCTTTACATATTCTTAATATAAATAATGGGGCTGGTAAAGCATGCACTTTATTAACATTCTTTAGGTCAGCCCCATCGATTGTTTACCTTTTTTATAGATTCTTAAATGCATATTCGACAGCATTCAAGGTTTCTTTTACATCGGATTCCGTATGTGCTGTTGTCACAAACCACGCTTCATATTTAGAGGGTGCGAGGTTTACTCCTTGCTGCAGCATGAGGTTGAAGAACCGAGCGAACATTTCGCCATCACTTTCCTCCGCCTGTTCATAGTTTACGACTCTCTCGTTTGTACCGAAGTAAATCGTCAATGCTCCTTTTAACCGGTTGATAGACAGGGGCACATCATATAGTTCAGCTAATCTTAAAATACCAGCCTCTAGCGCCTCACCAAGTGCATCCATCTGTTCGTAAACCCCATCCTGCTGTAGTATTTCAAGACAAGCGATTCCAGCAGATATTGAGGCGGGATTTCCGGCCATCGTTCCAGCTTGGTAGGCAGGTCCTAGCGGTGCGACCTTCTCCATGATTTCCTTTTTACCCCCGTAAGCCCCGATTGGTAAGCCGCCACCGATGATTTTTCCTAGTGCAGTCATATCCGGTTCGATATTTAAAAGGTTCTGTGCGCCTCCATACTTGAATCGGAATGCAGTGATAACTTCGTCGTAGATGACGAGAGAACCGGCATCATGCGCGATTGCGTTGACAGCTTCTAGGAATCCAGGCTCAGGTTCAACGATTCCAAAGTTCCCGACGATCGGTTCTACTAAAACACCAGCAATTTCATCCCCCCAACGATCCATAGCTTCCTTAAAAGAGTCAATGTCGTTGAAAGGTACTGTAATCACTTCCTTTGCAATGCTTTTCGGAACGCCTGCAGAGTCTGGTGTGCCAAGCGTTGATGGACCTGATCCTGCCGCTACTAAAACAAGGTCGGAGTGTCCGTGATAGCATCCAGCGAATTTTACTATTTTATCTCGGCCTGTGTAGGCACGTGCGACCCGGATCGTTGTCATGACCGCTTCTGTCCCTGAATTGACAAATCGGACCTTTTCCATAGAAGGAATGGCATCCTTGAGCATTTTAGCGAACTTGTTTTCTAATCGGGTAGGTGTACCGTATAACACTCCGTTTTCGGCCGCATTGGTAATAGCCTTTGTAATATGCGGATGGGCGTGACCTGTGATGATCGGACCATATGCTGCTAAATAGTCTATGTACTGGTTACCATCAGCATCCCAAAAGTACGCTCCCTGAGCACGATCCATAAATGTCGGGGCGCCTCCGTTTACAGCTTTATAAGACCGAGATGGACTATTCACCCCACCTACAATATGTTCAAGTGCTTCCCCGTATAACTTTTTTGACTGATTCCGTTCCATTATTAATGCCTCCTATTTATAAAGTGCGTGTTCAAAAAGTAGACGAATCAGACGTGTAGGAAGTTCGACTAAATACGTTACGTCCTGCGCCTGCGGTTACTCGGCGCAAAACTGCATTGTTGTTAGGCTTTTAGATGTCTTGTAACAACGTCGAACTGACTCACATCGTGTGAGCCCGAGGCGCAACAGTTTCGAGGACCGGAACGTATGGTGTCAATACGTGTGGACCAGAGAAACCGAGCACCAGATTTTACTTCTTTTGAAATTCTTCGCACGCAGGAAAAGTGTACTTCTTTTTCAAGGAACGAAGAAATTCGCAGTTTATCAACGAGCGGTACTTGCACGAAGTCTACGAGTTGTACCGAGGAAGCTTACCTCGGAGCATGTACTTGTAGACGCAGGTACATGAGCCCTTGGATACTTTTTGAAATACCTTTAATGGATGTATATTACTTTCGCTTAATTGCCTACCTATTGTAGCAAATTCTCATCAATTACGCAGACTAAAGGGTGTATTTCAAATCAATAAAGTTGTATTTTCGCAGGTTGGTCTTTACACTATTAATGGTGTAATTGGAGGGAAAATAATGAGTAACTTAATGATAGATGTTGATGATTTGGCGAAGGAGTTCAAGTCTTATTCAAGTCGTTCAGGACTTAAAGGGGCTTTCAGGGATCTCCTTACAAGGAATTATAAAATCCATAAAGCGGTCGATTCGATCTCGTTGAAGGTGAAACCTGGCGAAATGGTCGGCTATATCGGTGAGAATGGTGCTGGTAAATCAACGACCATCAAGATGCTGACCGGTATTCTTACTCCGACAGCGGGGAGTGTCACGATCAATGGAATGAATCCGCATAAGGAGCGGGAACGGTTTGTGAAAACTATCGGTGTCGTTTTTGGTCAACGATCCCAATTATGGTGGGATATCGCCGTACAGGAATCGTTCCGTCTGCTGAAAAAAGTGTACAACGTATCTGATGAAGATTATAAACATCATATGGGAATGGTGATCGAGGCGTTGGATATAGCTCCATTGCTCGATAAACCTGTGAGAAAGCTGTCGCTCGGTCAACGAATGCGTTGTGAATTAGCAGCAGCACTCATCCACAACCCGCCGTTACTTTTTCTTGATGAACCGACAATCGGGCTTGATGTACTCGTAAAGCTGAAAATCCGTGAGTTCCTTAAGGAATTGAACGAGCGTTACAACACAACAGTCATGTTGACTACTCATGACCTTACTGACATCGAAGCCCTTTGTGAGCGGGTCGTCATGCTCGATGAAGGGAAAATCATCTATGATGGAGCATTAAATCAGTTGAAAACAAGCTGGGGCGAAGGGAAGCAAATCCAGTTCCACTTCACATCTCCGAAAACGAAGGAGGAACTTTTACAAACAACCGGCAGTGAGCTTGTTGTTTGGGAGCCAGGTGAAAACCCGAATAGCTGGACGGCAAACGTCTCAAATGATGAAGAAGTCATATCGATTTTAATTAAAAACGTTGTGGCCGATCATCGGATTCTTGATCTGAGACTATTGGAAACGTCAACGGAAGAAATCATCCGTAACATTTACGAGGAAGGCGTTATCCGTGGGTAAGTACATTGAAATGATCCGGATTCGCTTTCTGATGATGCTCGCCTACCGTACCAATTACTACAGCGGTATCATTATTTACAGCATTAATATCGCTGCCTATTATTTTTTATGGAGTGCGATCTATGGAGGAAAAGAGGATATTGAAGGACTGTCTGTCATTCAGATGACGACGTACATAGCGGTTGCCTGGATGGCGCGTGCTTTTTACTTCAACAACATCGATCGAGAAATTGCGATGGAAATTAAAGAGGGGAAGGTAGCGGTTGAACTCATCCGTCCATACCATTATTTAAGTATGAAAACGATGCAAGCGTTAGGGGAAGGGATCTTCCGGTTACTCTTTTTCTCGGTTCCAGGAATGGTGATCGTCAGTCTCATTTTCCCTTTACAAATATCCGCAGAGCCATCTACATGGGGATTCTTTGCCTTTTCAATTGTATTCAGTTTTATCATTAATACACAGATCAATTTGATGACAGGCATCCTCACATTTTTCTTATTCAATAATGATGGCTTGATTCGGGCGAAACGAGTCGTCATCGATCTTTTT encodes the following:
- a CDS encoding ABC transporter ATP-binding protein; amino-acid sequence: MSQPLLTVKDLKKHFPITGGVLGKQIGQVKAVDGVSFFIREGETLGLVGESGCGKSTTGRMLLRLIEPTEGEVVFNGKTITGLSGSEMRKMRRDIQMVFQDPYASLNPRHTVEKILEEPMIVHGIEKDAKKRKQKVRELLETVGLSSYHAKRYPHQFSGGQRQRIGIARALAVKPKLIVADEPVSALDVSVQAQVLNLLQDLQKEFDLTFLFIAHDLGVVRHISDRVGVMYLGKMVELANSEKLYEKPLHPYTKALLSAVPIPDVEHKKDRTVLEGDVPSPSNPPKGCPFHTRCPEAMDVCRQVVPKFQEVEQDHYVACHLFEDNKSI
- a CDS encoding ABC-2 family transporter protein translates to MGKYIEMIRIRFLMMLAYRTNYYSGIIIYSINIAAYYFLWSAIYGGKEDIEGLSVIQMTTYIAVAWMARAFYFNNIDREIAMEIKEGKVAVELIRPYHYLSMKTMQALGEGIFRLLFFSVPGMVIVSLIFPLQISAEPSTWGFFAFSIVFSFIINTQINLMTGILTFFLFNNDGLIRAKRVVIDLFSGLILPISFYPVWAQSIMGMFPFQYISYVPSMIFTGGFVGSEVWHAMMMQFLWVAILFIPIQLLWMLAKKQMVIQGG
- a CDS encoding aromatic acid exporter family protein, whose translation is MKLGARIFKTGVAIALSLYISMWLNLESISFAAIAAMFAIQPTIYRSYQTIIDQVQANVIGAVFAIIAVMTLGNQPIVIGLVAVLVIAINIKLKIDKTIPLAIVTVIVLMVNPGDHYVTFAIERFSVIMIGVVCSFLVNLAFLPPKYETRLYHKNVKNTEHIAQWIRLATRNDAERKILKEDLAKINENMIKADNYYLMYKEERYYMKRSEYTKSRKLVLFRQMISTTNKAAAILKSLDQHDHKIYQMPETIQKRIQDQLDHLTNYHQRILLKYIGKVRYQSPEEIMNQLDEDEQELTEYFMELYDSQQVDREQWMSVFPLIGLIIDYNNLLIHLDKLIESFHTYHTTDNEVKITDTYSKDD
- a CDS encoding ABC transporter substrate-binding protein, whose product is MKKGFLWALALIMMLSVALAGCNSESGDGGGDGEEDGNEEQVLIFGRGGDSVALDPAIVTDGESFKVIKNIYDTLVEYGEQDTSINPSLATEWKVSDDGLTYTFTLREGVKFHNGDPFNADAVVKNFERWMTSGDAGKFAYYASMFGGFKGDEGHVIKSVEAKDEHTVVFTLNRPQAPFLKNLAMTPFSIGAPSEFENLATEPVGTGPFVFEDWKRKDRITIVKNEDYWKEGLPKLDKVIFRAIPDNSNRLNALKAGEIHLMDGVEPNDVAEIEKVDELQTFFRPSMNVGYLGFNTEKEPFTNKKVRQALNHAVDKEALIKAFYAGQAVPAKNAMPPVIAGYNDEVEAYEFDLEKAKALLAEAGYPDGFKTQLWAMPVPRPYMPNGKKIAEAIASNFAKIGVEAEIVTYEWATYLEKAQAGEAPMFLLGWTGDNGDADNFLYTLLDKDTIDSNNYARFANDELHDILIEAQSTPDEAKRAELYKEAQVIIHEEAPWVPLVHSEPALAGLANVKGFKPHPTGSDKLTNVYFE
- a CDS encoding glutamate-1-semialdehyde 2,1-aminomutase — translated: MERNQSKKLYGEALEHIVGGVNSPSRSYKAVNGGAPTFMDRAQGAYFWDADGNQYIDYLAAYGPIITGHAHPHITKAITNAAENGVLYGTPTRLENKFAKMLKDAIPSMEKVRFVNSGTEAVMTTIRVARAYTGRDKIVKFAGCYHGHSDLVLVAAGSGPSTLGTPDSAGVPKSIAKEVITVPFNDIDSFKEAMDRWGDEIAGVLVEPIVGNFGIVEPEPGFLEAVNAIAHDAGSLVIYDEVITAFRFKYGGAQNLLNIEPDMTALGKIIGGGLPIGAYGGKKEIMEKVAPLGPAYQAGTMAGNPASISAGIACLEILQQDGVYEQMDALGEALEAGILRLAELYDVPLSINRLKGALTIYFGTNERVVNYEQAEESDGEMFARFFNLMLQQGVNLAPSKYEAWFVTTAHTESDVKETLNAVEYAFKNL
- a CDS encoding ABC transporter permease is translated as MAELARNENPLQPTQQDEKPASPWRDAWRSFRKNKLALIGLGIVVFFIILAVFAPLIAPEGIDDQKISSDNYAKLEAPSGEYWFGTDDFGRDILSRVIYGARISLTVGFFAVMGSVIVGSILGIVAGYYGRWVDTIISRIFDIMLAFPSILLAIAIVAVLGPSLKNALIAIAIINVPNFGRLVRSRVLSIKEEEYIMAAKAVGMKDKRILFQHILPNSFAPIIVQGTLAIATAIIETAALGFLGLGAKAPSPEWGTMLADSKSFITDAPWTMIFPGLAIMLTVLGFNLMGDGLRDALDPKMKN
- a CDS encoding ATP-binding cassette domain-containing protein, which produces MSNLMIDVDDLAKEFKSYSSRSGLKGAFRDLLTRNYKIHKAVDSISLKVKPGEMVGYIGENGAGKSTTIKMLTGILTPTAGSVTINGMNPHKERERFVKTIGVVFGQRSQLWWDIAVQESFRLLKKVYNVSDEDYKHHMGMVIEALDIAPLLDKPVRKLSLGQRMRCELAAALIHNPPLLFLDEPTIGLDVLVKLKIREFLKELNERYNTTVMLTTHDLTDIEALCERVVMLDEGKIIYDGALNQLKTSWGEGKQIQFHFTSPKTKEELLQTTGSELVVWEPGENPNSWTANVSNDEEVISILIKNVVADHRILDLRLLETSTEEIIRNIYEEGVIRG
- a CDS encoding ABC transporter permease, coding for MFSYTIRRLLMLIPVLFGMTLIVFLLIRAIPGDPAQVILGQQATEKAVAALRDSLGLDEPWYIQYFLYLGDLFTGNLGESIRTDAPINEEIWPYFAATLELSLFAMIIAIFVGVNAGIISAWFQNSWFDYAAMLMALIGISMPIFWLGLMEQWALAVEFNIFPTSGRESILNPVEPITHLFVIDTIMQGRFDQLAIVLKHLVLPGVALATIPMAIIARMTRSSMLEVMRSDYIRTARAKGLRMFWVVYKHSLKNAFVPVLTVIGLQMGLLLGGAILTETIFSWPGIGRYIYDAIGFRDYPVIQSGILVVAFVFVMINLLVDLLYAAIDPRIKYQ